In the Advenella kashmirensis WT001 genome, one interval contains:
- a CDS encoding LysR family transcriptional regulator, producing MKVDPGDLNAFVAVARAKGFRSGARKSGSSASAYSEAVRRLEAQLGVRLLNRTTRSVVPTEAGQSLLARLGPVLAEMEAALDVVNVFRERPAGTLRLNVPVSASRLVLADIVPGFLAAYPDIQLEIFSEESFVDVIAAGCDAGIRYEERLEQDMIAVPIGPRTQRFAAAAAPAYLERCGRPKHPRDLLNHACLRMRFSSGSMPPWEFEREGEKLRVDPSGPLIVQAGGGTDLAVDAAIAGSGIIFLFEDWLRPHLQSGALVPVLKSWWVSFSGPFLYYPGRRLVPAPLRAFIDFVKADGEQQ from the coding sequence ATGAAAGTTGATCCTGGAGATTTGAATGCATTTGTTGCGGTGGCACGGGCCAAAGGGTTTCGCAGTGGCGCACGCAAGAGTGGCAGCAGCGCCTCTGCTTACAGCGAAGCGGTGCGTCGCCTGGAGGCGCAGCTCGGAGTCAGGTTGCTGAATCGAACGACGCGCAGTGTGGTGCCAACCGAGGCAGGGCAGAGCCTGCTGGCCCGACTTGGCCCGGTCCTGGCGGAAATGGAGGCGGCGCTCGATGTCGTTAATGTATTTCGGGAGCGACCCGCCGGTACGCTTCGACTCAATGTGCCGGTAAGCGCTTCGCGGCTGGTATTGGCTGATATCGTACCGGGGTTTCTGGCGGCTTATCCGGATATTCAACTGGAAATATTCTCAGAGGAAAGCTTTGTCGATGTGATCGCAGCCGGATGCGATGCGGGCATTCGCTACGAGGAGCGTCTGGAGCAGGATATGATTGCGGTGCCAATCGGCCCGCGAACTCAGCGTTTCGCTGCCGCCGCCGCGCCCGCTTATCTTGAGCGCTGCGGTCGACCGAAGCATCCTCGTGATTTGCTGAACCATGCCTGTTTGCGCATGCGGTTTTCCAGCGGTTCAATGCCACCATGGGAATTTGAAAGAGAGGGGGAAAAATTGCGGGTAGATCCTAGCGGGCCACTTATCGTACAGGCAGGCGGCGGCACGGATCTGGCTGTGGATGCCGCGATTGCCGGTAGTGGAATTATTTTTCTTTTCGAAGATTGGCTGCGACCACATCTGCAAAGTGGCGCGCTGGTCCCGGTACTCAAGTCGTGGTGGGTAAGCTTTTCGGGACCGTTTTTGTACTATCCGGGCCGACGTCTGGTGCCCGCACCGCTACGCGCGTTCATTGATTTTGTCAAAGCAGATGGTGAGCAACAGTGA
- a CDS encoding aldo/keto reductase family oxidoreductase: protein MTFPEQSNTYPMGSLRVNRLGYGAMQLAGPGVFGPLKDHQAAIAVLQHAVASGVNHIDTSDFYGPHITNQLIREALSPYHDDLVIVTKIGAVRGNDASWNPAISREALTQAVHDNLRNLGLDMLDVVNFRCMISPHGPAEGSIEAPLTALAELQQQGLVRHIGLSNVTPTQIAEGRRICDIVCVQNHYNLAHREDDALIDDLARANIAYVPYFPLGGFTPLQSATLSEVAARLNATPMQVALAWLLQRSPNILLIPGTSSIAHLQENLTASELVLPAEAIRELDKMTGD, encoded by the coding sequence ATGACTTTTCCTGAACAATCAAATACATACCCAATGGGCAGTCTCAGGGTAAACCGGCTTGGCTATGGCGCCATGCAATTGGCCGGACCCGGGGTATTCGGCCCACTCAAGGATCACCAGGCAGCCATCGCTGTGTTGCAACACGCCGTGGCAAGCGGCGTCAATCATATAGACACCAGTGATTTCTATGGCCCACATATCACCAATCAGCTTATTCGCGAAGCACTGTCGCCCTATCACGACGATCTGGTTATTGTGACGAAAATCGGCGCCGTCCGTGGCAACGATGCCTCATGGAATCCGGCCATATCGCGCGAAGCCCTTACGCAGGCCGTTCATGACAATTTGCGCAATCTCGGCCTGGATATGCTGGATGTAGTCAACTTTCGCTGCATGATCTCACCTCATGGCCCGGCCGAAGGGTCCATCGAAGCGCCATTGACGGCCCTGGCCGAACTGCAGCAACAGGGCCTGGTACGCCACATCGGGCTGAGCAACGTGACGCCAACCCAGATCGCCGAAGGGCGCAGAATATGCGATATCGTGTGCGTGCAGAATCACTACAATTTGGCGCATCGCGAAGATGACGCGCTCATTGACGATCTGGCTCGGGCCAATATTGCCTACGTCCCCTATTTCCCACTGGGCGGCTTCACTCCATTGCAGTCTGCAACGCTTTCTGAGGTAGCCGCGCGTCTGAACGCAACTCCCATGCAGGTGGCGCTTGCCTGGTTGCTGCAGCGCTCGCCCAATATCCTGCTTATTCCTGGCACCTCATCTATCGCACATTTGCAGGAGAATCTCACCGCGAGCGAGCTTGTGCTACCGGCGGAGGCGATCAGAGAACTGGACAAAATGACGGGCGACTGA
- a CDS encoding transcriptional regulator, which produces MGIIMPNMGISTPSSQPSVSLANALFSSTKQQVLRILFGQPDRSFYANEIIGLASSGSGAVQRELATLADSGLVTATRRGNQKHYQANQHSPIFGELRAIVQKTIGVAEPIRNALAPLAPHITTAFIYGSIAKRTDTATSDVDLMLLSDSISYGETYAALEEASHAIGRPVNPTILTQAEFAKRIATKESFLTRVLGQPKTWIIGDDDALPV; this is translated from the coding sequence TTGGGTATAATCATGCCCAATATGGGTATTTCAACACCATCTTCTCAACCGTCAGTCAGTCTGGCGAATGCATTGTTTTCCAGCACCAAGCAACAGGTGCTGCGAATCCTGTTTGGCCAGCCAGACCGTAGCTTTTATGCCAATGAAATCATCGGTCTAGCCAGCAGCGGCTCCGGTGCCGTACAGCGCGAATTGGCCACGCTGGCTGACAGCGGGCTGGTCACTGCAACACGCAGAGGTAATCAGAAACACTATCAGGCAAACCAGCACTCACCCATTTTTGGCGAGCTGCGCGCCATCGTACAAAAAACCATCGGGGTGGCCGAACCCATTCGCAACGCACTCGCGCCGCTGGCGCCGCACATTACAACAGCGTTTATTTATGGTTCAATAGCCAAGAGAACGGACACGGCGACCAGCGATGTCGATCTCATGCTGCTTTCCGACTCTATCAGCTATGGTGAGACCTACGCCGCGCTTGAAGAGGCCAGCCACGCAATCGGCCGCCCCGTCAATCCAACGATTCTGACACAGGCTGAATTTGCAAAAAGAATTGCCACAAAGGAGTCCTTTCTAACCCGCGTCCTGGGTCAGCCAAAAACCTGGATTATCGGAGACGATGATGCCCTCCCCGTTTGA
- a CDS encoding LysR family transcriptional regulator substrate-binding protein: MRHDVKNNAAGTEGNVSIGCSTAASLFILPLVMERIQHEGLNITVNVREGASAYILNCLRGNELDVGIIRTRFQSEDLVMRTLMTEPLMLTVSQDHPLASRQDVKLSDLAQENFLLHASTDSNGIREHILEACSMAGFNPRIVYSGNETLPMLMMIERGIGIGFAPKMFEKIFIGRNVKFIELLQPKLTSQLNLVTVKSRAESAVTTRFLKIVSEVLDEKSAGYVSV; encoded by the coding sequence TTGCGGCACGATGTAAAAAATAATGCCGCCGGTACAGAAGGAAACGTATCCATCGGCTGCTCCACGGCGGCAAGCCTTTTTATCCTGCCTCTTGTGATGGAGCGCATTCAACACGAAGGGCTCAATATCACGGTGAATGTTCGGGAAGGAGCAAGCGCTTATATTCTGAATTGCCTGCGCGGCAACGAGCTGGATGTCGGAATCATCAGGACCCGATTTCAGTCGGAAGATCTAGTGATGCGTACCCTGATGACGGAGCCGCTGATGCTCACGGTCTCACAAGATCATCCCTTGGCAAGCAGGCAAGATGTGAAGCTATCGGATCTGGCGCAGGAGAATTTCCTCTTGCACGCCAGCACGGACAGCAATGGCATACGCGAACATATTCTGGAAGCCTGTAGCATGGCGGGTTTTAACCCAAGGATCGTTTATTCCGGGAACGAAACTTTGCCCATGTTGATGATGATTGAGCGCGGCATCGGCATTGGCTTTGCGCCCAAAATGTTTGAAAAAATCTTTATCGGCCGTAACGTAAAGTTCATCGAGTTGCTGCAGCCAAAGTTGACCAGCCAATTGAACTTGGTAACGGTGAAGTCGCGTGCCGAGTCTGCGGTCACAACGCGGTTTTTGAAAATTGTGTCGGAGGTGTTGGATGAGAAGTCAGCAGGTTACGTCTCTGTTTGA
- a CDS encoding LysR family transcriptional regulator, with product MDEHQLRCFVTVVETGNLSKAARLMNMTQPPLSILIQKLEQSMDVALFNRQKNRLVLSEPGRLFYIRPKIFWPLSRHCGTM from the coding sequence ATGGACGAGCATCAATTGCGCTGCTTTGTGACGGTGGTGGAAACCGGCAACTTGTCGAAGGCCGCCAGGCTTATGAATATGACTCAACCGCCGCTGAGCATATTGATTCAGAAGCTTGAGCAGTCTATGGATGTCGCGCTGTTTAATCGGCAGAAGAACCGCCTGGTATTGAGTGAGCCGGGCAGGCTTTTTTATATCAGGCCAAAGATATTCTGGCCTCTTTCAAGACATTGCGGCACGATGTAA
- a CDS encoding Bug family tripartite tricarboxylate transporter substrate binding protein, which produces MKFLKSLLCASVSLVALTSLSAHAADSDWPSAKPFRVVVPYPAGGSADILGRLVAKKLSENLGNNAVVENIAGGGTIPAALSVLKDKADGYTLFVASDNTLNINNFLLKEPRYDGDKDFTSVTVLNTYAHWLIVNKDSPFNTMEDLKKFILENPNKASISVNTIGGSAYLALDKWKKENKLDFEIIPYRGSPPAVSDLIGGVTTAHIDVAGSSMSYYEGGKVKPLAVLQSQPLKKIPSIQTQSYDDPKALTVKSNLSVVVKNGTPPQIIEKLYQAIKKGEHDKDFTDALNLFAYEPVLTPPAESRKFILEETQRYKKLVDASGLEKQ; this is translated from the coding sequence ATGAAATTTCTAAAATCATTGCTTTGCGCCTCGGTGTCCCTTGTCGCACTCACCAGTTTATCGGCCCATGCAGCCGACTCAGACTGGCCTAGCGCCAAACCATTTCGCGTGGTTGTTCCTTATCCTGCCGGCGGTTCGGCTGACATTCTTGGACGCCTGGTTGCCAAGAAACTATCTGAAAACCTGGGCAACAACGCAGTCGTTGAGAACATTGCCGGCGGCGGCACGATTCCGGCCGCGCTGTCGGTCCTGAAAGACAAGGCCGACGGTTACACCTTATTCGTAGCCAGTGACAACACATTGAACATCAATAACTTTCTGCTGAAGGAGCCACGCTATGACGGCGACAAGGATTTCACCAGCGTTACCGTGCTCAATACCTATGCCCACTGGCTTATCGTAAACAAAGACAGTCCGTTCAATACGATGGAAGATCTGAAAAAGTTCATTCTTGAAAATCCGAACAAGGCTTCCATCAGCGTCAATACCATTGGCGGCTCGGCTTACCTGGCGCTGGACAAATGGAAAAAAGAGAACAAGCTTGATTTCGAAATCATTCCATACCGCGGCTCGCCACCGGCCGTCTCCGACCTGATCGGCGGCGTCACCACGGCCCATATTGATGTTGCAGGCTCTTCCATGTCTTATTACGAAGGCGGCAAAGTCAAACCGCTGGCAGTGCTGCAGTCACAGCCGCTGAAAAAGATCCCCTCCATTCAGACACAATCCTACGACGATCCCAAAGCGCTGACCGTCAAATCGAATCTTTCAGTAGTGGTAAAAAACGGCACACCGCCGCAGATTATCGAGAAACTGTATCAGGCCATCAAGAAAGGCGAGCACGACAAGGACTTTACAGACGCATTGAATTTGTTTGCCTATGAACCTGTCTTAACGCCTCCCGCTGAAAGCCGCAAGTTCATTCTCGAAGAAACCCAGCGGTACAAAAAACTGGTCGACGCGTCCGGTCTGGAAAAACAGTAA
- a CDS encoding amidohydrolase family protein: protein MQPSIYGTDNRCLTDCLDAEPGIFRGVAVLDRDVTDDQLAVLSGKGVIGIRINLESTGAGNMEQALDAIRYWASRLAGTGWHIQIYAGYQLINDVLAQLGVLPITLVIDHFALVPPGLALGQLRISQLYRRLASGDVYIKLSGAYRVGTADDADRISRLAHSLFAANLERVVWGSDWPHTNRESGKLATQISAYRDVSPDLLARERSQWLLTDDIAYKILVENPARLYRFGDMTDSGKIG, encoded by the coding sequence GTGCAACCCAGTATATATGGAACAGACAATCGGTGCCTGACCGATTGCCTGGACGCCGAACCAGGCATATTTCGCGGAGTGGCCGTGTTGGATCGTGATGTGACTGATGACCAACTGGCAGTGCTGTCCGGCAAAGGAGTGATCGGGATTCGCATCAATCTGGAAAGTACGGGGGCTGGTAATATGGAGCAGGCACTTGACGCCATTCGGTACTGGGCGAGCAGGCTGGCCGGAACCGGCTGGCATATTCAGATATATGCCGGTTACCAGCTCATCAATGATGTTCTGGCGCAGTTGGGTGTGTTGCCAATTACGCTTGTTATTGATCATTTCGCGTTGGTCCCGCCCGGGCTTGCTCTGGGCCAGCTTCGTATCAGCCAACTATACAGACGTCTGGCCAGTGGCGACGTGTATATTAAGCTATCGGGCGCTTACCGGGTGGGAACGGCGGACGATGCAGATCGAATTTCCAGGCTTGCGCATTCATTATTTGCTGCAAACCTTGAAAGGGTGGTGTGGGGCAGCGACTGGCCGCATACCAACCGGGAGTCAGGGAAATTGGCGACTCAGATCAGCGCATACCGGGATGTCAGCCCCGATCTGCTGGCGAGGGAGCGTTCGCAGTGGCTGTTGACTGATGATATTGCATACAAGATCCTTGTCGAGAATCCCGCCAGGCTTTATCGTTTCGGTGACATGACTGATTCAGGGAAAATCGGCTAG